DNA from Scheffersomyces stipitis CBS 6054 chromosome 1, whole genome shotgun sequence:
ATCCACTACTGGCAACTCAAAACGAGCAGACATCCCATCATTCGAAAATGGTCAGGTTAAAACCGTGTATGTAGACGGCGACTTGATCTACCTTGGTGGAGACTTtgagttcaacaacacaGTCGGCGCTGCCATATACAACCAAACCTCCAAACAGCTCTATTCTACACATTTTGGTGGTTTCGGCTCAAACGCGTCTGTCAATGCTATCACCAAGATCTTTTCCACAAATGCCGATGACGACAGCGGTTCTATCCTCTTTGGGGGAGACTTCAATACCCTTGGCTTAAGCGACTTGCTAGTTCACAACATCACCTCCAACTCCACCAGAAGCAAAAATGCGACCAACACATCCTTAATAACGGCTGAACAGATGATATCTCTAAGACATGGCACCTTCACTAATGTTAATGGTGCTGTTGGCGAAGACGGCTCGTCCATAATATGCTCTGCCGATCAGGATACCTTTTCCTTTGTTCCAGCTCAGGGAGGCCAGTGGTTGGTCGAATTGGCCGATGAAATGAAGCCATTGACCCCCACTAAGGCTCGTCTCTACATTCCGCCAGGAGATGATGGTGTCAAGCTCTTTAGAATCTACTCATTTCCCAATAACGGGATAATGAATCTTTCCTATATCGACCCAGAAACCAACAGTATCGCCTTTTGTGATGCATGGTGTCCTTTGAGCACACTTACGAGCTTGGGTGATGCAGTTGAATCCAACATCGCCAAGTCTAGAGATATCTCCAACTCCAGCACTTTTGTAGACCCCGTGGATGGAACCTTCTTCCAGTATTACGACCTCTCCACCAAGTCCAAAACCTTGGGCTATGGGTCTGACTTCCAGGAATTTGCATTTGTAGACGAAATCGGTGTAGACCAAGTAGGTGTTACGGTCATCGACTGGTATGGATCCAAGGCTGTTTTGGGAGGATTCGAGTTGTACTCCAACTCCATTACCGTCTACGGCAACAATACATTAAACGAACCAAATTGTGATGATGAGGACGCTGGAAATCTCTCTGAAATCAATGCTGGCGAATTCCAATCCGTAAAGGACCTAGTACCAAATGTAGCCAACACTAACTACTTGGTTGCACAAGGTGAAGATGCGAAAATAACCCTTTACCCAAATATCTCCTATGCTGGTAACTACTCCATCATCATGACTACTCCAGGATGTACCTATGATGATTCATGTAACCAAAGATCAATTGTCAATGTCACTCTTATCGACAATATGGATACCATTTTAGCTACAAACTTAATTTGGCagaacaacaacaataacaaatTTGACTACTTATTCTACGGACATTTAAATGGATCCTCTTCTAGCAATGGCCGTAACAGAATTGAGATCACTTTCCATGATACCATAGGAGAAGGTACTACTGACCCATGGGTTGTTGTGGACAAAATCACGGCCAACATTGTAGGTTTGGATAAATACTACGATCAAAGCCTGAAGAACTCAACAAACTCCACTGTGGGTAGTGAACTTGCATACATTCATCTTAATGGATTGTTTGAGTACTCTTTGGCCAACTTCACAAACTTCAACGCAAGCAAAGTTTCTTACAAATCGGGTGACAACAGCACCATTATCAGTAAAGAGAACACATTTGTGGGCAACtcttccatcaacttgttgagtGGGGAATTGGTCAAAGGTTCTATTGTCAACCAGTTCACAATCGAAAACTCGTCAGATAGTTCTTCGTTACTCTTACTTGGACAATTTGAATCAGACTCAACTAACATTACATTGACCAACTCCAATGTCATAACTTTGAATCTTAACGCCTATAATTCCACTTCTAACCAAACAGAAGTTAATAAGATTTCGAAGAGagatttgttcaagagaGCTGATTCTAGCATGACAATCTATGGTGTTGATTTCAACAGTTCTGTATCTAGTTTGTTCAACTATGAAGGTGGAATCTTCCTTCTAGGTGATTTTGCTGCTACTCAAGCTGGCAACTCATCTATCACAATGAAGAATTtagccaacaacaattcGTCAATAACCACCATCAATAACATCGCTTACCGTTTGGAAAATGATTGGTTTGGATTTGGCAACAACTTCACAGACACCAAGTTTGACCTGTTTACCAACGTGACAATTCAAGATACTCAATACTTTGTATTTTCAAATGGCAGCACATTTAAAACTTGGGATCATACAAATTCGAAGTGGGTAACTGACCCTCAACACCAGCTCAATATCAGCCATGCATTGAATCTCAATTCCAGAATGCAGATATTAGGTGGCGAGTCTTTTAATGTGATGGACTTCTACAGCCGAAACCAGGCTTATATTCATAGCCCTTCAAACTTCAGCAACTACAATTTCGAGGTTTCTTCAGACAGTTTGGAAATATCCAACTCTTTCTATGTCAACAGCTCCTTGAGTGTTATTGGTGGCAGATTCAACACACTGTCAGTTTCTAATATAGGATTCATTGACAACTCTGCTTCAAATAGTTCGATAAGAGCTTTGGGTGGAAACATCGAGTGGCAAAATGCTTCGACATCCATTCAAATGTTGTACGTTGATAGCAACGAAGAGTTTCTATTTATTGGTGTGAATGGCTCGGTAGTGGTCAATGATGGAGTTTCCATCACTGGTATTGTGATTTACGATCTTAAGAACAATACGTTTACAGATTTCCAACCTGCTGATCTTTCAAATGACGATGGATCATCTATAGAAGTTAATTCCATTGTTCATTATGAAAAGAGCAACAGGTTATTGGTTGGTGGTAACTTTGACAAAGCTGGTTCTTTGGATTGCCCGGGTCTCTGTATTTATGATATTGCCAATACCAGATGGATTAACCCGGAGGGTCAAGGTGTCACTACTTCCATCGGTGGCGTTGCTACAGACATtaaattctacaaatcGAACGAGGTTCTCGTGAGTGGAAATTTGACAATTTCAAGCAACTCTGTGAATTTCATCACCTACAACTTTGACAAAGGCACTTACTCAACCCAGGCTGCACTCAATGACTTGGGATCTTCTAAGGTAATCAAGAGATTCATCATTAATGACTACTCAAACAACGATTTGAAAGCACGACTTGTAGCTTTTGGCGATGACTTCGTATACGGTTACGATGGTTCAAATTGGCACCAAATTGATGACGACATCAATTTCGACAATAGTACCACCTTCAGCGATTTGAAATTattggatttgaagaataaaaATGGTCAGTACAATAGCACTCTCTTTAGCCAAGGCAATATTCTTGCCTTAGCTGGTGCGTATTCGTTGAAAGATTATGGCTTGGTCAATGTAGCATTGTACAATGGATCACAGTGGATTCCATATGTCTATACTACTTCAGGCGCAAATCAATTGGGCCAAGTCAAAACAATGTTGATTGACGATTCTTATAGATTCCAATCGTCAGACGATATCAGCAGTGTCAAACATTTGTCAAAGGGTAAGGTCGTTGGGATTTCATTGGCGTGTGCATTGGGCTCCACAACTATCTTGGGATTGTTGTATGTTATCCCATACTTTTTGTTATTCAGAAAACAGCGTGACGAAGAAGTATTGCATCAACAAAGAATCGAGGAAGAtcagatgatgaagacagTCAATCCAACAGAATTGATACATGAGATTGATCTTCAAAGACACTCCTAGAATTCTTTTCGTTTTATTTTTGCATAGAGACAATTTTGTCCAAAGACCGaattgattttcaaaaagacaTTTAGTTCAATTCTGTAATATTTTTAATAAAGGACTTTTGAGGAAGATTGTATAGGTTATTTGAAGTAGATGAGTACATTTCAGACTTCATGATAACGGTGTATGTACCTACCGTGTTTGAGGAAGGCTGTCGGAGTAGTAGAGAACTTCATTACTACACGACACCTTTCACTTTTTCATGCGAAATGTCATAAACTGCAATTAAAGTCTAGTCTGTTAACTTCTCATGATATATGATCTTCTAATCCAGACAGAAGGAGGAAATCCAAAGACGAAAACCTGCTGATAATAAAGCCTAGGTGGTTATCCTTTGAAATATGTAATTTTTTTACAAAATGGAATGTATAATAACTAAAGTCAAACCTATCTACTACAGAATACAGAATACATAATACTTCCTTTAATCCATACTGAAGTGGGAAGGAATCCTAGGATAAAAATCTCCGGAAGATAAAGCCTCTATATAACGGACTGCACATTAGCCAACTTTGGGTCTTTTTTTTATTTATGAAATGGTATCTAATACGACTAAAGTCAAACTTATCTACTACAGAGTATCTAAATCTTCCTCTAATCCATTACTATTGGGGGGTAAATTCTCAGGATAAAACCTTCCGATTGATTTTACCTAAAAATATAGTTGATATCCTTAGAAAACTGTAAATCTGTAAAAACGGCTGATTTTTGGcacttttttttttgaatacaCCATATATTAAACCTATGTAAACCATACGAGAAATATATAGGGGCCTATTGGGCCTTGAGTGAAATACTTCATAGTGaactattgaagaaaagagtattCAAGGGAGAAAATGCAATTAAGCACGAAAAACtgataattttgcaatcaattTGACAGTGTGAGACTCCTGAACAAAGTCAGTATACTCACTAAAAACCCATATGAAGGAGAAAATTAGAGAATAAAGACATAAATTAACGAAGCGTACAATTGGCGAGTATCCATTCTTCTAGTGCCGGCGTGTCCATCTGCTGGCGCCGAGCCAGAGAGGTACGTCGTCGGAAGCGTAGAGAAAGAACCCCATCAATATactcgttgatcttgtacGCAGAAGATCGATCAATCAGAGGATTGGCAATCACAAAGGAGAAGGAGCGAAGGGGAAGCGAGTAAGAGTTCCAAATATGAAGTGTGACAGGACATTCAAAGATCACATGAACCATGGAATCAGGAACCTGTCCACATAGGAAACAGTTCCCGGGATTAGGTTGAGAGATAAAATGGGGGTAGTGAAGCCGACCAAGAATGAAGAGATGATAGGGTTGTAAAGCACCAGGGCACCCTTTCTGAAATGAGGCAAGTTTGGACCAAAAGGTGGACCAGTCTCGGTAAGAGGGGgaatgaaaattggaaagtCGTGATGGCCATGATGGTATAACCGGGGTCTTATCAACTAGTTTCTTGGAAATACTGTGGAATGAAGTGGCTGGGTCAAGAGGACGTGATTTGGGGCCCTTCTCCCACATGAAGGAGATAGTGTCCTGAGACCGGCGAGGAAGATAAAGCTGAGAAAGTTCAGCAGGAGAAATATAAATGGCCAGGTGGTAACTCGAGAAATGAACGGTAGAGAAGAGACGGAACCACGCCTGCAACCAAGACCGTGCTGGAGCTGGAAGACGGCGAAGAGTGTCCCGATAAAGATCGACCACAAGGTTTTCCATACCGTAGATAAAATTGTACCAGGGATAATGGAAGTGACGAAGGGGTCTGCCGGGAGAAGGAGTACAGTAAAGATCAATCGTACCTCTGAGGGTGCGGTCAAGCGTTTTTTGTAATGCGATCTTAATGGCATTGAACTCAAAATTGTCACTAGTGTGGAGAAGTTTAAAAATTTGTTCCGCCCgttttccttcaagttgattatGAATGTTAATCATTCCGAATCCACCCAGGGAGAGGGGTTTGCAAAGAATCGAGGGTGGTAAATTGAATCGAAATTTGTTACAGATGGTATCTTCAAGCGAGGAAATAAGTTGATAAGGAAGTGGAGAGTGAATGTCCTTGAAATAGAGGGTGGAGAAGATAAAGCTGCCATAGAGTTGAACAGCCTGGGCAATAGGAATGTCATCGACTGGAGTGGAGCGAATTTTGGCTTGTAAGAATCCGATATGTTTGCCCCATGGGGAGGATAAGCTGTTGTCGTAGTCTGATAGGGCAAAAGGAATTCCTAGATATTTAAACTTATCAGGATCAAAAGGTTGTACCGGATAAGGAAGATGTCTTAAATAGTCAGGAGGAGATTGATTGGTGAGAGAGTAGACAATGGTTTTATTGGGATTTACCCGTAGGGAGGAGGCACGTTCAAATTCTCCTAAAAGCA
Protein-coding regions in this window:
- a CDS encoding predicted protein; amino-acid sequence: MLVSLHRSTALSKVVVSLVSLLHLTQADFEPVSQPELKFSSFGGQLGLFGSFDALSLYSFVNASQFLDPEINTQKSTQSQNSDNLFLRDLSNNNNAKLANVDGTISQILPLSDQTIIVSGNFTTFNNQSITSPIIYNVTSQQITNIIPSTTGNSKRADIPSFENGQVKTVYVDGDLIYLGGDFEFNNTVGAAIYNQTSKQLYSTHFGGFGSNASVNAITKIFSTNADDDSGSILFGGDFNTLGLSDLLVHNITSNSTRSKNATNTSLITAEQMISLRHGTFTNVNGAVGEDGSSIICSADQDTFSFVPAQGGQWLVELADEMKPLTPTKARLYIPPGDDGVKLFRIYSFPNNGIMNLSYIDPETNSIAFCDAWCPLSTLTSLGDAVESNIAKSRDISNSSTFVDPVDGTFFQYYDLSTKSKTLGYGSDFQEFAFVDEIGVDQVGVTVIDWYGSKAVLGGFELYSNSITVYGNNTLNEPNCDDEDAGNLSEINAGEFQSVKDLVPNVANTNYLVAQGEDAKITLYPNISYAGNYSIIMTTPGCTYDDSCNQRSIVNVTLIDNMDTILATNLIWQNNNNNKFDYLFYGHLNGSSSSNGRNRIEITFHDTIGEGTTDPWVVVDKITANIVGLDKYYDQSSKNSTNSTVGSELAYIHLNGLFEYSLANFTNFNASKVSYKSGDNSTIISKENTFVGNSSINLLSGELVKGSIVNQFTIENSSDSSSLLLLGQFESDSTNITLTNSNVITLNLNAYNSTSNQTEVNKISKRDFMTIYGVDFNSSVSSLFNYEGGIFLLGDFAATQAGNSSITMKNLANNNSSITTINNIAYRLENDWFGFGNNFTDTKFDSFTNVTIQDTQYFVFSNGSTFKTWDHTNSKWVTDPQHQLNISHALNLNSRMQILGGESFNVMDFYSRNQAYIHSPSNFSNYNFEVSSDSLEISNSFYVNSSLSVIGGRFNTSSVSNIGFIDNSASNSSIRALGGNIEWQNASTSIQMLYVDSNEEFLFIGVNGSVVVNDGVSITGIVIYDLKNNTFTDFQPADLSNDDGSSIEVNSIVHYEKSNRLLVGGNFDKAGSLDCPGLCIYDIANTRWINPEGQGVTTSIGGVATDIKFYKSNEVLVSGNLTISSNSVNFITYNFDKGTYSTQAALNDLGSSKVIKRFIINDYSNNDLKARLVAFGDDFVYGYDGSNWHQIDDDINFDNSTTFSDLKLLDLKNKNGQYNSTLFSQGNILALAGAYSLKDYGLVNVALYNGSQWIPYVYTTSGANQLGQVKTMLIDDSYRFQSSDDISSVKHLSKGKVVGISLACALGSTTILGLLYVIPYFLLFRKQRDEEVLHQQRIEEDQMMKTVNPTELIHEIDLQRHS